DNA sequence from the Bacillus pumilus genome:
CTTGCTGTCGCTTGATCCGAAGGAACGATTAGAGAAGCTGTTAGATATGGATGCGCAGCTGACTGTGCAGCATCAATTGATTACAAAAAAGCTTGAAACGATTCAATCCTTTAAAAAGGATCTTGAAACGATGAAAGATAAAGCGGCTCATGCAATTGAGCAATTACAAAAATAAACACCTCTGTGTGTTTATTTTATTTTGTCAACATTTGAAGGAAAGGTTCTGATGGAATGAAGGAAGAAGAAGTGTTAAAACAGCGTACAAGTCTGCTTAGACAGCCAAAGGCCGTCTGGGCTGTTGCCTTTGCATGTGTGATTTCATTTATGGGGATAGGACTTGTGGACCCGATTTTGCCGGCCATTGCATCACAATTAGATGCATCTCCAAGTCAGGTCTCTCTTTTATTTACGAGCTACTTACTTGTGACCGGCTTTGTGATGTTTTTTACCGGCTTTCTCTCTAGCCGGATTGGTGCGAAATGGACGTTATTAATCGGACTTATTTTTATTATTGTCTTTTCTGCTTTAGGCGGTACCTCTTCAACGATTAACGAATTAATCGGCTTTAGAGGCGGATGGGGCATTGGGAATGCCTTATTCATTTCAACGGCTCTCTCTGTCATTGTCGGCGTGTCTGTTGGAGGAAGTGCGAAGGCCATTATTTTATACGAGGCTGCACTAGGTCTTGGGATTTCGGTTGGACCGCTGCTTGGCGGAGAGCTTGGGACGATCTCTTGGCGCGGACCATTCTTTGGCGTTGCGGTATTAATGCTTGTTGCTCTTTTAGCCATTACGTTTATGCTTCCACCGATGCAAAAACCTCAGAAAAAGGTGAAATTATTCGAGGCTGTCGGGGCGTTAAAATATAAAGGGCTTTTAACGATGGCATCTGCCGCTTTCTTATACAATTTTGGTTTCTTTGTGCTTTTAGCATATTCGCCATTTGTGCTTCATCTGGATGAGCATGGTCTTGGTTATGTCTTTTTTGGATGGGGACTATTTTTAGCTGTGACATCCGTCTTCTCAGCGCCGGTCATTCATCGCAAGCTTGGGACATTGACTTCTCTTGTGGTTCTGTTTGCTTCGTTTGCTGTGATTTTATTCGGTATTGGGATCTGGACTTCACATGTAGTCGTCGTCATCTGCGGAATTGTCATTGCTGGGGGTATTCTTGGCATGATCAATACTGTGCTCACGACCGCTGTGATGGGATCAGCACCGGTTGAGCGTTCCATTGCTTCATCCTCTTACAGTGCTGTACGATTTATTGGGGGCGCGATTGCTCCTTGGATTGCTGGCGTACTTGCTGAATCTTATACAGCAAGCACCCCTTACTATGTTGGGGCGGCTGTCGTTCTGTTAGGCATGATCATCCTGCTGATTGGTCGTAAGCATCTCATCAATATTCAAGCAGGTCATTAAATAGAAAAAGCCTTATATCTGCATCAGATATAAGGCTCAGCGTGTAGACAAACCCTAGCATTCTTTGTCAGGACTGCGTTCCGGTGCTCACGAATGTTCAATTCGCTCCACTCCGGTACTCGTCCTTCCTAGACTTCAAAGGTTTTCTATCATGCTGAAAAGAAGACAAAGGGCTAAAATAAAGATCATTTTAGCCCTTTGTCAACAATCTGAAGCCTATAATACTTTGGTCGTCCAAGATTCGCAATTCCAAGTTTCAGTGGCTACATCTTGATAAAATTCAGGTTCGTGAGAGATCAATAAGACACTCCCTTTGTATTCTTTTAATGCACGTTTTAGTTCTTCTTTTGCATCGACATCCAAGTGATTGGTCGGCTCATCGAGAACAAGTAAGTTGGTTTCTTCATTGATCAGCTTACAAAGACGGACCTTAGCTTTTTCTCCTCCGCTTAAAACAGACACGCGGCTTTCAATATGCTTTGTCGTTAATCCGCATTTTGCAAGAGCGGCTCTCACTTCATATTGCGTGTAAGAAGGGAAAGTGCCCCATACTTCTTCAATACAGGTGTTGCTGTTTTGCTCTTTTACTTCTTGCTCAAAATAGCCTATTTGCAGGAATTCTCCGCGTTCCACCTCACCCGAAATTGGCGAGATTTCTCCAAGGAGACTTCGCAGCAATGTCGTTTTTCCGATCCCGTTAGCGCCGTATAACGCAATTTTTTGCCCGCGTTCCATTTTCAGATTTAATGGACGAGAGAGCGGTTCATCATAACCAATGACCAAATCTTTTGTTTCAAAAATCAATTTCCCAGAAGTCCGTGCCGTCTTAAAGTGGAATTCAGGCTTTGGCTTTTCTGCTGCGAGTTCAATCATATCCATTTTATCCAGTTTCTTCTGACGGGACATGGCCATATTTCTTGTGCTGACACGTGCTTTGTTTCTTGCAACAAAGTCCTTTAATTCAGCGACTTCCTGCTGCTGCCTTTTATAAGCTGCTTCAAGCTGCTGCTTTTTGACTTCATACACTTGTTTAAATTGATCATAATCACCAACATAGCGCGTGAGCTCTTGATTTTCAACATGATAGATCAAGTTAATGACGCTGTTTAAAAACGGAATATCATGTGAAATGAGGATAAACGCATTTTCATATTCCTGTAAATAGCGCTTCAGCCACTCAATATGCTGCTCATCTAAATAGTTGGTCGGCTCATCGAGAAGGAGAATTTCTGGCTTCTCTAACAGCAATTTCGCAAGCAATACTTTTGTACGCTGCCCGCCGCTCAGCTCCGTCACATCACGGTCTAGCCCGAGATCCGTTAACCCAAGACCTCTGGCTATTTCTTCAACCTTGGAATCAATGATATAGAAATCATTGTTTGTGAGCGCATCTTGAATAACGCCCACTTCCTCTAACAGCTTTTCCAGCTCATCAGGATCGGCTTCACCCATTTTGCCGTAAATGTCATTCATCGCTGCTTCCATGGAAAATAAATAGTGGAATGCATCCTGAAGGACTTCGCGGATTGTTCTGCCCTTTTCTAGCACAGTGTGCTGATCAAGGTAGCCAACACGGACATTTTTTGCCCATTCGACTTTTCCTGCATCTGGCTCCAGCTTACCAGTAATAATATTCATAAACGTTGACTTTCCTTCACCGTTGGCGCCAATTAAGCCGACATGCTCGCCTTTTAATAAACGGAAGGAGACTTCGTGAAAAATGGCTCTGTCGCCAAAGCCATGGCTTAAATCTTTAACAGATAATATCATTTTTTACACCTCAAATAGATTCAAAACGGCTAGTGCCTCTCATGATTATATCGAACTGTCCGGCTCGATAAAAGCATCAAAAGAAAAATTGCGTTTCAAAGCTGATTTTGAGATACTAAAGGATAGATTGAATGAGGATAAAGGAGATCGACATGATAGAAAATTGGGCATTTTTGAAAGAAGCAAAGCCATTTATACAAGAGAACTTCCAAGCGGCTGGCTTTGAAAAACCAACAGCTATACAAGAAAAAACAGCAGAATGGATTACGGAGAAGCGTGATGTGATTGCAGAATCGCCTACG
Encoded proteins:
- a CDS encoding MFS transporter, with translation MKEEEVLKQRTSLLRQPKAVWAVAFACVISFMGIGLVDPILPAIASQLDASPSQVSLLFTSYLLVTGFVMFFTGFLSSRIGAKWTLLIGLIFIIVFSALGGTSSTINELIGFRGGWGIGNALFISTALSVIVGVSVGGSAKAIILYEAALGLGISVGPLLGGELGTISWRGPFFGVAVLMLVALLAITFMLPPMQKPQKKVKLFEAVGALKYKGLLTMASAAFLYNFGFFVLLAYSPFVLHLDEHGLGYVFFGWGLFLAVTSVFSAPVIHRKLGTLTSLVVLFASFAVILFGIGIWTSHVVVVICGIVIAGGILGMINTVLTTAVMGSAPVERSIASSSYSAVRFIGGAIAPWIAGVLAESYTASTPYYVGAAVVLLGMIILLIGRKHLINIQAGH
- a CDS encoding ABC-F family ATP-binding cassette domain-containing protein, encoding MILSVKDLSHGFGDRAIFHEVSFRLLKGEHVGLIGANGEGKSTFMNIITGKLEPDAGKVEWAKNVRVGYLDQHTVLEKGRTIREVLQDAFHYLFSMEAAMNDIYGKMGEADPDELEKLLEEVGVIQDALTNNDFYIIDSKVEEIARGLGLTDLGLDRDVTELSGGQRTKVLLAKLLLEKPEILLLDEPTNYLDEQHIEWLKRYLQEYENAFILISHDIPFLNSVINLIYHVENQELTRYVGDYDQFKQVYEVKKQQLEAAYKRQQQEVAELKDFVARNKARVSTRNMAMSRQKKLDKMDMIELAAEKPKPEFHFKTARTSGKLIFETKDLVIGYDEPLSRPLNLKMERGQKIALYGANGIGKTTLLRSLLGEISPISGEVERGEFLQIGYFEQEVKEQNSNTCIEEVWGTFPSYTQYEVRAALAKCGLTTKHIESRVSVLSGGEKAKVRLCKLINEETNLLVLDEPTNHLDVDAKEELKRALKEYKGSVLLISHEPEFYQDVATETWNCESWTTKVL